One window of Triplophysa rosa linkage group LG10, Trosa_1v2, whole genome shotgun sequence genomic DNA carries:
- the acyp1 gene encoding acylphosphatase-1 — protein sequence MPTEIVTMSSEELLSVDYEVFGRVQGVFFRKYTQAEGKKLGLVGWVQNTDAGTVQGQLQGPASKVQQMQHWLQTTGSPQSRIAKAEFKNEHTVDKLDFKDFKVVR from the exons ATGCCGACAGAG ATTGTGACCATGTCCAGTGAAGAGCTGCTGTCTGTGGATTATGAGGTGTTTGGGCGAGTGCAGGGTGTGTTCTTCAGAAAATACACACAG GCAGAAGGTAAGAAGCTGGGACTGGTTGGTTGGGTTCAGAACACTGATGCTGGAACAGTTCAAGGCCAGCTGCAGGGTCCCGCCTCTAAAGTCCAGCAGATGCAGCACTGGCTCCAGACCACCGGCAGTCCTCAGTCTCGAATCGCCAAAGCGGAGTTCAAGAATGAGCACACGGTGGACAAACTGGATTTCAAGGATTTCAAAGTTGTGCGTTGA
- the zc2hc1c gene encoding zinc finger C2HC domain-containing protein 1C: MQLAPHHRLTHHFWEKETTSPKLPFLHRENRRGRPSGMHHISEQHPWQPPARTHRRDEIFLEEQNGYVPSRRASDVDKVFPLKPVLHKRAYSLSNYHINSNVSEYQERFYSCLPRLTDVRQQQKCVRKPDAPKSSHEQITGRNRTTKSHSDGEHRKQKDSEKLSKEIHSKEMILQEKFYKAGETLRRIQRERTGRHDSVTRDERNERFLEKEKWENRLDSDRNDGWDRYAHERRESKDDMGRWEDWERKVNEKIKGGRRQPLTSEMTKLKDKRERDGYENTVKGRRGETMRENGMGWDARDMSHRRNLEEVEKYDGRRENMRKPGSSDRSHLRFTNVLLSERRESNETSYEPTSGGRRRKSPDRIPSQRGKRLLQVELSPEENAQELVACCVCQRHFLTDRLETHMRICEKKRPQRKIFDMSRHRAKGTELEEFMKTNGRSKTPEEVKKRNMWRQKHEAFIQIMRQGQTHVPQSALNLNPEYISCPHCGRTFAPGPAERHIPKCQNIRSRPQPPKQLHNTTRKKITRK; this comes from the exons ATGCAATTGGCGCCACACCATCGCCTCACACATCATTTTTGGGAAAAAGAAACAACATCACCAAAACTTCCATTCTTGCACCGAGAGAACAGACGGGGTCGTCCCTCAGGAATGCATCACATCTCGGAACAGCATCCCTGGCAACCTCCGGCCAGAACTCACAGAAGAGACGAAATATTCCTGGAGGAGCAGAACGGATATGTTCCTTCACGGAGAGCTTCTGACGTGGACAAAGTGTTTCCTCTAAAGCCGGTCCTCCACAAGAGAGCATACAGCCTGAGCAACTACCACATCAACAGTAACGTCTCAGAATATCAAGAGAGATTTTATTCATGTCTCCCTAGACTGACTGATGTTAGACAACAGCAGAAGTGTGTGAGGAAACCAGATGCTCCTAAGTCAAGCCATGAACAGATAACAGGAAGAAACAGAACAACAAAGAGCCATTCAGACGGTGAGCACCGCAAACAAAAAGATTCAGAGAAACTGTCCAAGGAGATCCACTCGAAGGAGATGATACTGCAGGAGAAGTTTTATAAAGCCGGGGAAACCCTGCGGAGAATCCAGAGAGAGAGGACGGGTCGACACGACAGTGTGACCAGAGACGAGAGAAATGAACGGTTTTTAGAAAAAGAGAAGTGGGAGAACAGATTGGACAGTGACCGGAATGATGGATGGGACAGATATGCCCATGAAAGGAGGGAAAGCAAGGACGACATGGGACGATGGGAAGATTGGGAACGTAAGgtgaatgaaaaaataaaggggGGCAGGAGACAACCTTTGACCTCAGAGATGACAAAGTTGAAGGATAAGAGAGAGCGCGACGGATAtgaaaacacagtaaaagggcgGAGAGGAGAAACGATGAGAGAGAACGGGATGGGATGGGATGCACGGGACATGAGCCACCGGAGGAATTTGGAAGAGGTCGAGAAATATGACGGAAGAAGAGAGAACATGAGAAAACCAGGATCATCAGACAGATCTCATCTCAGATTCACAAATGTGCTTCTGtcagagaggagagaaagtAATGAGACTTCGTATGAACCGACGTCAGGCGGCAGGAGAAGAAAGAGTCCGGACAGGATTCCCAGTCAGAGAGGAAAGCGCCTCCTGCAGGTGGAACTCAGTCCGGAGGAAAATGCACAAGAACTCGTGGCGTGCTGCGTGTGTCAGAGACACTTCTTAACAGACAGACTGGAGACGCACATGAGGATCTGTGAGAAAAAACGCCCTCAGCGTAAGATCTTTGACATGTCCCGGCACAGGGCCAAAGGAACCGAACTGGAGGAATTCATGAAGACCAACGGCAGAAGCAAGACGCCCGAAGAG GTTAAGAAGCGAAACATGTGGCGTCAGAAACACGAGGCCTTCATTCAGATCATGCGTCAGGGCCAAACTCACGTGCCACAGTCCGCTTTAAACCTGAATCCTGAATATATAAGCTGCCCTCACTGTGGCCGGACGTTTGCCCCGGGACCGGCGGAGAGACACATCCCCAAATGTCAGAACATCAGGAGCAGACCACAACCGCCCAAACAACTACACAACACCACCAGGAAAAAGATCACGCGCAAGTGA